In Sporosarcina psychrophila, a genomic segment contains:
- a CDS encoding PBSX family phage terminase large subunit, whose translation MANPQSNVVNILDLINTNFYSFWLNDKPHSILSGGRSSMKSSVISLKLVIDFLNDDQGNVVCLRKVGKYLAGSVYEQIKWAIYMLGVQNEFIFGKSPLVIKHKRTETGFYFHGVDDPLKLKSMNIAQGYYMALWFEELAEFAGVEDIDVVEDTFIRQDLGDKNVNVYYSYNPPRNPYSWVNEWKDSKVGSDNYFLHHSTYLDDEKGFLSKQMIEKIDNYKENDEDYWNWMYGGLVIGMGDNIYNMNHFQPLQELPNNDPVILIDTATDSGHQQSATTHGAFALTAKKKVILLDTYYYSPAGKVVKKAPSELSDEYKEWLDEVRKQYKKPVDMTSIDSAEGALRNQLFKDHGIRLNPIAKGKKLDMIDYVYDLLAQGRFYYLETANNQVFIEEHRKYQMDADSLRTANPKVVEIDDHTCDMFQYYVMDNRQKLGLKF comes from the coding sequence ATGGCAAATCCTCAGTCTAATGTCGTGAACATTCTTGATTTGATTAACACAAATTTTTATTCCTTTTGGTTGAACGACAAACCACACAGCATATTGAGTGGTGGACGTTCTTCTATGAAGTCATCTGTTATCAGTTTGAAACTCGTTATCGACTTCCTCAATGACGACCAGGGCAATGTCGTTTGCTTACGTAAAGTCGGTAAATACCTTGCGGGTTCCGTATATGAGCAAATCAAATGGGCCATTTATATGTTAGGCGTTCAGAATGAATTCATATTCGGCAAGTCTCCATTGGTTATCAAGCATAAGCGAACAGAAACAGGCTTCTATTTCCACGGCGTTGATGATCCGTTAAAGCTAAAGTCGATGAATATTGCACAAGGGTATTACATGGCGCTGTGGTTTGAGGAATTAGCTGAGTTCGCAGGCGTGGAAGATATTGACGTTGTTGAGGATACGTTCATTCGTCAGGATTTAGGCGATAAGAACGTTAATGTTTATTACTCTTACAATCCACCTAGAAACCCTTATTCATGGGTAAATGAGTGGAAAGATAGCAAAGTTGGTAGCGATAATTACTTCTTGCATCACAGTACTTATTTAGACGATGAAAAAGGATTCTTATCGAAACAGATGATAGAGAAGATTGATAACTACAAAGAGAATGATGAAGACTATTGGAATTGGATGTATGGCGGTCTTGTTATCGGAATGGGCGACAATATCTACAATATGAACCACTTCCAACCGTTGCAGGAGCTACCAAATAATGATCCGGTCATATTAATTGATACCGCAACAGATTCAGGGCATCAGCAGTCGGCAACTACTCACGGGGCTTTTGCATTAACAGCTAAGAAAAAAGTAATCCTGTTGGATACGTACTACTATTCACCGGCGGGCAAGGTTGTTAAGAAGGCGCCTAGCGAGCTGTCGGACGAGTATAAAGAATGGCTAGATGAAGTTAGAAAGCAGTATAAAAAACCAGTAGATATGACGTCTATTGACTCGGCAGAGGGTGCCTTGCGCAATCAGTTATTTAAAGACCATGGAATCAGACTGAATCCGATTGCCAAGGGGAAAAAACTAGATATGATCGATTACGTTTACGACCTGTTAGCGCAAGGTCGTTTTTATTATTTAGAGACAGCAAACAATCAAGTTTTTATTGAAGAGCATCGAAAATATCAGATGGATGCTGATTCACTTAGAACGGCTAATCCAAAGGTAGTCGAGATTGATGATCATACTTGCGATATGTTCCAGTATTACGTTATGGACAACAGGCAGAAGCTTGGACTGAAATTCTGA
- a CDS encoding terminase small subunit: MPNWEEIQKEWETSEISFKDLAEKYNVKDSTIRSRKNREKWSRGNVKRDATNATQRKQNVATKKVVKEAIVESDDLTDKQRLFCIYYIKYFNATKAYQKAYEVDRNTAESIAYRLMGKDGVKTEIQRLKKQRLNEAYFDKYDVLQKYKDIAFADMTDFAEFGSEEVVARNEFGQVMTDDDGKEITYTHNFVNFKNAGEVDGTIITEVKKGKDGISVKLADKMKAMEMLAKFTDLLSDNDKKRLQEEKLKVEIVKVKAETNTDETCEGKTIIVTGEDEMRRVLDGKSSV, from the coding sequence GTGCCTAATTGGGAAGAGATTCAGAAGGAATGGGAAACAAGTGAAATATCATTCAAGGATTTAGCAGAAAAGTATAACGTGAAAGATTCCACTATTCGTAGTAGGAAGAATCGCGAAAAATGGTCAAGAGGAAATGTGAAGCGCGACGCAACGAATGCAACGCAACGAAAACAAAACGTTGCAACGAAAAAGGTAGTAAAAGAAGCCATTGTAGAGTCGGATGATTTAACCGATAAGCAGAGGCTTTTTTGTATTTACTACATTAAGTATTTCAATGCGACTAAGGCTTATCAGAAGGCTTATGAAGTCGATCGTAATACTGCCGAATCTATTGCTTATCGATTGATGGGGAAAGATGGAGTGAAAACAGAAATTCAGCGCTTGAAAAAACAACGATTGAATGAAGCTTACTTTGATAAATACGATGTGCTCCAAAAGTATAAAGACATTGCCTTTGCAGATATGACTGACTTTGCCGAATTTGGTTCAGAGGAAGTTGTTGCTAGGAATGAGTTTGGCCAAGTAATGACGGATGATGACGGAAAGGAGATTACCTACACCCATAACTTTGTGAACTTCAAAAATGCTGGTGAAGTTGATGGGACCATCATTACTGAAGTTAAAAAGGGTAAGGATGGTATATCGGTAAAGCTCGCTGACAAGATGAAAGCCATGGAAATGTTGGCGAAGTTCACTGATCTTCTATCTGACAACGACAAGAAACGATTGCAGGAAGAGAAGTTAAAGGTTGAAATCGTAAAGGTTAAAGCTGAAACAAACACTGATGAAACTTGTGAAGGCAAAACAATCATCGTAACCGGCGAAGATGAAATGAGGAGGGTCCTTGATGGCAAATCCTCAGTCTAA
- a CDS encoding DUF2971 domain-containing protein, with amino-acid sequence MDQSTLIWRYMDLSKFIDLLSKKALFFTRSDKFADPFEGATTQSDFESRVKHLEVLNDKPGHKAARIYFNGEWITIGSIEGTNDQEALYKKIREVYFVNCWHMNNIESEAMWKLYLQSGEGIAVQTTVNRLRTNIAAPFDSAVEINPVKYIDYEKERMSHLYGNSTVFFHKRNHFEHEKELRVVTPFIQTKDIGEEFKVIDVEKQSNLYGVHVPINDVNNLIEKVYISPTAPDWFTDVVISILEMYKLVDDDGRVQRPFQSVLKNKPIY; translated from the coding sequence ATGGACCAATCAACTTTAATATGGAGATATATGGATTTATCAAAATTCATTGATTTATTGAGTAAGAAAGCATTGTTTTTTACAAGGTCTGATAAATTTGCAGACCCATTTGAAGGCGCTACAACTCAATCTGATTTTGAGTCTAGGGTAAAGCATTTGGAAGTTTTAAATGATAAGCCTGGGCACAAAGCTGCAAGAATTTATTTTAATGGTGAGTGGATTACAATCGGAAGTATTGAGGGGACGAACGATCAGGAAGCTCTATATAAAAAAATTAGAGAAGTTTACTTTGTTAATTGCTGGCATATGAATAATATCGAATCGGAAGCAATGTGGAAATTATATTTACAAAGTGGTGAAGGTATCGCAGTCCAAACAACGGTCAATAGGTTAAGAACCAACATAGCAGCCCCGTTTGATAGTGCTGTTGAAATTAATCCAGTTAAATATATTGACTACGAAAAAGAGAGAATGAGTCATTTGTATGGGAATTCCACTGTATTTTTTCACAAAAGAAATCACTTTGAACACGAGAAAGAGCTTAGGGTTGTTACGCCTTTCATTCAAACGAAAGACATTGGTGAAGAGTTTAAAGTCATTGATGTAGAAAAACAGAGCAACTTATATGGGGTTCATGTACCAATTAATGATGTAAACAATCTGATCGAAAAAGTTTATATTAGCCCTACGGCTCCTGATTGGTTTACTGATGTAGTTATTTCTATTTTGGAAATGTATAAGTTAGTTGATGATGACGGAAGAGTACAAAGACCATTTCAATCAGTTCTAAAAAATAAACCTATTTATTAA
- a CDS encoding ribbon-helix-helix domain-containing protein translates to MTTRTKTGAAIDNKLLESLKELSKETRIPQSKLLDEAIELLLEKHGKPIINPAIEPIVVPVVEIKHNPLDDEIEMLNLPPVVFNKIRRHAIYIKDLMKIDCSKIPLMGPKNLKVLNDTLNAYLEKHK, encoded by the coding sequence TTGACCACTAGAACCAAAACAGGAGCCGCAATTGATAACAAACTTTTGGAATCACTGAAAGAACTTTCAAAAGAAACGCGTATCCCGCAATCCAAGTTACTAGACGAGGCAATTGAATTACTGCTTGAGAAGCACGGGAAACCAATTATCAATCCCGCTATCGAGCCCATCGTTGTACCTGTCGTCGAAATCAAACACAACCCACTAGACGATGAGATTGAGATGCTGAATTTACCGCCAGTCGTATTCAACAAGATAAGACGTCATGCCATCTATATCAAGGATCTCATGAAAATCGATTGTTCAAAAATCCCACTCATGGGACCGAAAAATTTAAAGGTATTGAACGATACGCTTAATGCGTACCTAGAAAAACATAAATAA
- a CDS encoding helix-turn-helix transcriptional regulator produces the protein MTEKQIEQLLKDYHWMINSVKIMREGLNEVGGNFTAQYGLEAAMPKAAGGHSDPIYQEFSRREKRWKKISDYEKKIKMVQDKIHLITVDREIEVLHWLLEGMSMRWIGRHMGLSHTNIQRIQETVIRKMVNVPEVPNVPDVP, from the coding sequence ATGACGGAAAAACAGATTGAACAACTTTTGAAAGATTATCATTGGATGATCAACTCGGTAAAAATCATGCGCGAAGGATTGAATGAAGTTGGTGGTAACTTTACGGCTCAGTATGGATTAGAAGCAGCTATGCCGAAAGCGGCTGGGGGTCATAGTGATCCTATTTATCAAGAGTTTTCAAGAAGGGAAAAGCGGTGGAAGAAGATTAGTGATTATGAGAAGAAAATAAAAATGGTGCAGGATAAAATTCATTTGATTACGGTTGATAGGGAAATTGAGGTATTGCATTGGTTGCTCGAAGGAATGAGCATGCGGTGGATAGGGCGTCACATGGGGCTATCACACACGAATATCCAAAGAATCCAAGAGACTGTTATCCGCAAGATGGTAAATGTTCCAGAAGTGCCAAATGTGCCAGATGTTCCATAA